ataagaaaaaggtGAGTTTGTTTCTCTTTCAAGAGGGTGAAGGTGGAGATGTTACGATTATATACCGATATACCGTATGTTGTGTCCCCCCAATGTCGAAAATAGATTTGGTTATTACATTAAATTCCGTTTTAACGTCAGTTGTTAGTGTGCATacgaaaatgttttttttttctttcaaaagcaACTTAAAGGAGAGGTGTGGCAGTTTTCGTCCAGTCTGATGTGCTTCCTGAACGGCACGCTTCTCGGAGATGAGAAAGATTTAAAAAGCTGGGCAGAAGAACAATGGGATTTCAGCTTCGTCCGGCCGCGGGCTCTGTACCTCGCTCTGACAGAAGACTTCTATTCCAAACACCTGATTAACACGAAGGCAAGGACCCGGCTTTTTCTCAAGCAGCCTTACAGATTCCAAGCCCTGTGTTTAGTCTGTAGTCCTTGAATGATTATTTTGCACATGTGTTtttgaaggaaaataaaagcaacAATGACAAAAACCAATGCACAAACAAagctaaataataataagaatatttATGTAAATATGCTAAGGATGATAACTGTCATCCGTTTGCATTTTGTGTCAACTGTGCACAATGGATTTCATTGTGCTGTGTGAGGGTGGTATGGTGGCATGCACTTCTACCTCACAgttctggggtcctgggtttgatttggGGCAGCGGATccttctgtgtgaagtttgcatgttctcccatgTCTGTGTTGGTTTTCCCGAGGTGCTTCAGTTACCTCCCACCTCACAAGGACGTGCTGGTCAGGTTAATTGTTGTCTCTATATTTGTCCCTGTCTGTGCCCACCATGCACTGGAGTCCAGGATAAGGTCTCACCTTGCAAACTAAGCCACCAGGCTAGACTAAAGGTTACTGTGACCCTCATCAGGAATCATTGTCTTTGCTCATTCTGAAagtagaagtgcatttaaaactgagaagaggaggcacttctttaccctaAAGGTTGTGGGcatgtggaacaagctactcagcagacgttgaagccgataccctgctTTCTTTCAAGATCCTTAAACCAATTGACTACTCACTACCAAATGGGTTAGATGGGCCCAGTGGCGTGCTCTCATTTGTGACCAATCTAAAGTTCATatgtatgtttatatggttgtctGTTTTGAATGTAAGATGCCTAAGATAAAGTTGTTAGCGAAATAAagtataaatgatattaatggTGTCCCAAGACGGTGCAGGTAAGAGGTTCTTTAACTTTGAGATGCTCAATGTCTTTTCTTGTTCTTCATTTGCAGCACACATTTGTATTCATGGACATTGCAATCGAAGGAAACGCTGTAGGGAGGTTATTATTTGAGGTACGTAAATTTAACGTACGAAGCAAAAGTGGTTGATTTGAAAATGTACCAGCAACAGTGAATGACAGTCATTATCCTTAGCTTTTTTCAGATCTGTGTCCAAAGACTAGCAAGAATTTTAAAGAGCTTTGTACAGGAGGGGCAGGTTTATCTCCAAGAAATGTTCAGTTAACTTACAAGGGATCCATATTCCATCGAGTGGTCTCCAATGGCTGGATTCAAGGTGGAGGTGAGGTTGCACTCTGGCTTTACTATATATAACAGTTTAACTTTGGAAAAAGTTAACTTTGGAAAAGGCTAGCTTTGAAAAAAGTTCAACTTAACTTGCAACATTTTAACCTCTTGAGTtaaaaagaatgaataaaaaatgaattatctTTGAGTTATGTTGAGTTTTGAAACTGATGCtttgtattatgtatttatatttattccttattattcattattgatTAAAAGAagtacataaaatatttcactttaaCACATAATGCAAATTCAGAAGTTTACTTTTTATCATTCAATATTGTTCCacaatgaataatgaataatatatttcttttgataATCAAGTCCAGCTGTTGTAGATTTATAAATAGTAATAGATTTTGCTTTGTTAAAATTCTTGTGTTACAGACATTTCACCAGGTAGTAAAGGAAATGGTGGACAGTCCATTTATGGGCCAACCTTTGAAGGTACAGAACATCATCTTTTTAAACTGCTCCTTGAACTACTGGGCTTTTACCAGCAGATGATGCTATTCAATTTCTATCGACCATTCATTAACAATTTTCAAAGTCCTTAAGATCTGTGGAtgacttaaaaaatgtttagaaatgtatgtTCATACCGCTTTACATTGCAAAGTAATTAGTTGCATTATCTTTCTATGATTTTAACAGGACACGTagtctttattttataaattggAAGCAATCCTGATCATACTCCTGACAGACTGACAGTGCACCACTATCACTCTAGGCAAGCAAAAACTGTATCTGCTGTATGCTAATTGCAGGATTTAGTATTCTAAGAGTTGGGTCTGCCTCCAAAGTATATGGCTGtctgttctctgtttttaaagatgaaaGCTTTGCGGTCTCTCACAGTAAAAGAGGGATACTGGGGATGGCCAACAAAGGACCCCACACAAACGGGTCTCAGTTCTTTATTACACTGCAGCCAGCCACCTGGATGGACAGAAAATATGTTGCTTTTGGGTATGTTTATCTTCTACTTTGTTCTTATTTTGTGTGGGTAATGCTAGATTTAATCTTTTAGACATCTTTTATTTCTACATTTGAGTCTGCATCTGTGGAAAACTGGCAGTTATAGGAGATTTGACTTTAAAACGTAGCTTAACAATTTATCCTAATTAGCACAACAAGATACTAGCATCACAATTTTCCTTTAGTTTGTTTGTAAGCACAGAGCCTTCAGGAACTGTACATGCTGTGTGTAAAGGGAACATTAATTGAAATGCAGCTTTATAACATGAGACTTGGACAgttattctattttaaaaagactTTTATGCACATTTGACAGTCAAAACTATAACAGTAAGATAACTTTTGTGTTAGAATGTTTAGCACTTTGTAATTAAACAAAGACTCAATCCATGACACCCTATTATTTATGTAATTCATGGAGGAAACTGATAAGAAGACAAATTACTGTATGATGTAAAAAACATAAAGTATAGCACAAAAACATGAGAACTCTCTCTCCTTTTAATAGGCAGGTGATTGAGGGCACAGAGGTCCTGGAAAAGCTAGAAGCTGTCCCCACCTTCAATGAGAGACCCAAGCAGGAATGTAAAGTAGTGGATTGTGGTGTATTTCTACCTTGATGTAAATCTTGtatgccattttatttttctgagtaACTGGGCATCATTTGCAGAATTtctaatttacatttttcattctttgttcATAATTGCCATAATTGCATACACaggaaataaagacattttgatAAGACCACTTGCCATTGCTCAAACATCAAACAGGGAACGGTGTTAAAGTGTCCAAGACATGTCATATCCATGTCTTGCATCATTCTAAACTTGAGGAAATCacaggaagagaaaataaagaatacaaGGACCCCTTGTTTTCTACCTTGGGAGTAGAAACCACATATAGTGAgaacatttttaagaaatgcaCTTTAGTTGCATTTATAGTTGGAAATGAATCCATAAAATCTTACTACTGATACTATTAGACAACACAGCCCTCCATTCACTTTccaaccttttttttccacgtggtgcaaggcaggatatactgtaccctggacaggactccagtcaatcacagggtagacacaaagacacaaacatgcacacactctctCTTGGGGCCACTTTttggctttggactgtgggaggaaactggatcaCCCAAAGGAATCCCATGCAAACACatactgaacatacagtacaaactccacacaggaattgaacccaggtaaatattcatttccatcctagaaagTAGGAGTTAAGATGTCCTGGTAAATTAAATCGACAAATAGCATAAATCTGCTGCTCTGTAAACATTATGGATAAAAGTTTGCAGAAATGTATTATACTTTATTGTATTATCAAAAAAGCAAACTTCCAATGTATTTCTGTCGACAGATCTTATTTTCCTGTGATAGAAAACAATGGAATGGCATATCAAATATGTACATCATTATCtacaaaaaatgttgtttctttggaaACTCTTCTGCTGTGCTGGTTTTAACACTGAAGCATGTCATATAAAAGCAtgtcatgttttcttttttcgtACAAGGTTAATAAATTCATGCTTGGTTTTATTGAAATGTGTATCCCTGAAGAAAGGGCTCTTAATGACTACTTGCAATAATAGGTTTGCAGAAACAATGTGAAGGTAAACATTCAGACTTGTTTATACATAGTAAACACAGCAAGGGATGAAAACTGCTATGTTAGTGCTGTAGTATTTGTGTTACAAATGTGGACTAAAGTTTGCTGAATTATTGCTGATGGCGTTCTTTAGCACCATGATTTAACCCAAGAGACTCACCGTTCTCATAAATGAATAAtcctttgtatttcattttagttGCTGTTTTGTTAAACAGTAACTGTACATCCActtttaagtttctgttttaCAGTAGATTCGCACAT
This genomic window from Lepisosteus oculatus isolate fLepOcu1 chromosome 2, fLepOcu1.hap2, whole genome shotgun sequence contains:
- the ppil6 gene encoding probable inactive peptidyl-prolyl cis-trans isomerase-like 6 → MASEVQVEIVGLMKEPSFQIAKCIAEGLKQKFPSSFSEPVLRPLLECAWYEYLNNKKKQLKGEVWQFSSSLMCFLNGTLLGDEKDLKSWAEEQWDFSFVRPRALYLALTEDFYSKHLINTKHTFVFMDIAIEGNAVGRLLFELFSDLCPKTSKNFKELCTGGAGLSPRNVQLTYKGSIFHRVVSNGWIQGGDISPGSKGNGGQSIYGPTFEDESFAVSHSKRGILGMANKGPHTNGSQFFITLQPATWMDRKYVAFGQVIEGTEVLEKLEAVPTFNERPKQECKVVDCGVFLP